In Leifsonia sp. ZF2019, a genomic segment contains:
- a CDS encoding polyphosphate kinase 2 family protein — protein MDPPDRGGTVGRESYWSADPDGLLRVDAGFRLADRDPGAKPAFDGGKQEGVSALAEGAGILADLQERLYAAATQGDQRRVLLVLQAMDTAGKGGIVSHVVGAMNPGGVRYAGFKKPTAEELAHDFLWRIEKALPGAGQVGVFDRSHYEDVLIGRVRRLAPAEEIERRYRAINDFERELVETGTTLVKVMLHLGKDEQRKRLQDRLDRPEKRWKFNPGDVDERLLWDDYQEAYQVVFDRTSTAYAPWFVVPANRKWYARIAVQHLLIDALERLDLGWPEPDYDVDEQRARLAAS, from the coding sequence ATGGACCCACCCGACCGAGGAGGAACCGTGGGACGAGAGAGCTATTGGAGCGCGGACCCGGACGGACTGCTTCGCGTCGACGCCGGCTTCCGGCTCGCCGATCGTGATCCCGGTGCGAAGCCCGCCTTCGACGGTGGCAAGCAGGAGGGCGTGTCGGCGCTCGCCGAGGGAGCGGGCATCCTCGCCGACCTGCAGGAGCGTCTCTACGCGGCGGCCACACAGGGCGATCAGCGCCGGGTGCTGCTGGTGCTGCAGGCGATGGACACGGCCGGCAAGGGCGGCATCGTCTCGCATGTCGTCGGCGCGATGAACCCGGGCGGCGTGCGGTACGCCGGGTTCAAGAAGCCGACCGCGGAGGAGCTCGCCCACGACTTCCTCTGGCGCATCGAGAAGGCTCTCCCGGGTGCCGGGCAGGTCGGCGTGTTCGACCGGTCGCACTACGAGGACGTGCTGATCGGACGCGTGCGCAGGCTCGCCCCCGCCGAGGAGATCGAGCGCCGGTATCGCGCCATCAACGACTTCGAGCGGGAGCTCGTCGAGACCGGGACGACCCTGGTGAAGGTGATGCTGCACCTCGGCAAGGACGAGCAGCGGAAACGCCTGCAGGACCGCCTGGACCGGCCGGAGAAGCGCTGGAAGTTCAACCCCGGCGACGTGGACGAGCGCCTGCTGTGGGACGACTACCAGGAGGCGTACCAGGTCGTCTTCGATCGCACCTCAACCGCGTACGCTCCCTGGTTCGTCGTGCCCGCGAACCGCAAGTGGTACGCGCGCATCGCGGTGCAGCACCTGCTGATCGACGCCCTCGAGCGCCTGGACCTCGGCTGGCCAGAACCGGACTACGACGTCGACGAGCAGCGCGCCCGACTCGCGGCGAGCTGA
- a CDS encoding polyprenyl synthetase family protein translates to MRRPASVSSQLGLTERIFARGEDRALAAAIDDGLVAIEDGLRAQMRFADDLADVTTRYLLEAGGKRVRPMLTLLAAQLGGGTTDKVLQAAQAVEITHLASLYHDDVMDDSHMRRGVPSAQFVWGNSVAVLTGDLLFARASKLVSALGTRAIELQADTFERLCLGQLHETIGPQEGEDSIAHYIKVLEDKTGSLIAVAAQMGVVFSGADERYEQPVVTFGEKIGVAFQIIDDVIDLSAKGVEETGKTPGNDLRAGVATLPVLRLRERAGADPAAAELLERLERDVIGTAEEGEVTPEAVAAIAALREHEVTHQTLEEAHRWAREAVEALAPLPDGPVKKALVRFADSIVERSS, encoded by the coding sequence GTGCGCCGGCCCGCGTCGGTGTCCAGCCAGCTGGGCCTGACCGAGCGGATCTTCGCCCGCGGTGAGGATCGTGCCCTCGCGGCGGCCATCGATGACGGCCTGGTCGCGATCGAGGACGGTCTGCGCGCGCAGATGCGATTCGCCGACGACCTGGCGGACGTGACGACCCGATATCTGCTCGAGGCCGGCGGCAAGCGGGTGCGCCCGATGCTGACGCTCCTCGCGGCGCAGCTCGGCGGGGGGACCACGGACAAGGTGCTGCAGGCCGCTCAGGCGGTCGAGATCACGCACCTGGCCTCGCTGTACCACGACGACGTGATGGACGATTCGCACATGCGGCGCGGGGTGCCGAGCGCCCAGTTCGTGTGGGGCAACTCCGTCGCGGTGCTCACCGGCGACCTGCTCTTCGCCCGCGCGAGCAAGCTGGTCTCCGCGTTGGGCACCCGCGCGATCGAGCTGCAGGCGGACACCTTCGAACGGCTCTGTCTCGGGCAGCTGCACGAGACCATCGGCCCGCAGGAGGGCGAGGACTCGATCGCCCACTACATCAAGGTGCTCGAGGACAAGACGGGCTCGCTGATCGCCGTCGCCGCGCAGATGGGCGTGGTCTTCTCGGGTGCGGACGAACGCTACGAGCAGCCGGTCGTGACGTTCGGTGAGAAGATCGGCGTCGCGTTCCAGATCATCGACGACGTGATCGACCTCTCCGCCAAGGGCGTCGAGGAGACCGGCAAGACCCCGGGCAATGACCTCCGCGCCGGCGTCGCGACCCTTCCCGTGCTGCGCCTGCGCGAGCGTGCCGGCGCGGATCCTGCCGCCGCCGAGCTGCTCGAGCGGCTCGAACGCGACGTGATCGGGACGGCCGAGGAGGGCGAGGTCACTCCGGAGGCCGTGGCCGCCATCGCCGCGCTGCGCGAGCACGAGGTCACCCACCAGACCCTGGAAGAGGCCCACCGATGGGCGCGCGAGGCCGTCGAGGCGCTCGCCCCGCTGCCGGACGGACCTGTCAAGAAGGCGCTCGTCCGTTTCGCGGACTCGATCGTCGAACGTTCCAGCTGA
- a CDS encoding isochorismate synthase, with product MTAPATTRQATDVTALLVETTPLDDVRQLIPFIDAHHPLLWIRKGEGIAGIGEALRLEFSGPDRISDASAAWRATVEAATVTDAVATPGSGLVAFGTFAFADESAATSTLIVPEIVIGRRGSTSWITRIRPLTQPDPAEGSASSAAPALPRPTAFGDEYRLTLLPGRLGKDGYRQAVTAAVARIREHDLSKTVLARDLRGHLPLESDIRRALVELALGYPECWTFAVDGLVGSSPETLVRVHHGTVTARVLAGTISRGTDAASDHDAAVTLASSTKDQQEHRFAVASVLDALRPHSADLDASDLPFTLKLPNLWHLATDVAGTLSDGASSLDLADALHPTAAVAGTPTPDALALIRELEPFDRGRYAGPVGWVGGDGDGEWAIALRCAQLDPGGDLTAYAGAGIVADSDPERELAETTMKFRPIVEAFG from the coding sequence GTGACAGCACCAGCGACCACGCGACAGGCGACGGACGTGACGGCGCTCTTGGTCGAGACCACACCCCTCGACGACGTCCGCCAGCTCATCCCCTTCATCGACGCCCACCATCCGCTCCTCTGGATCAGGAAGGGCGAGGGGATCGCCGGCATCGGCGAGGCGCTCCGGCTCGAGTTCTCCGGCCCCGACCGCATCAGCGACGCGTCCGCAGCCTGGCGGGCGACGGTCGAGGCCGCGACGGTGACCGACGCCGTGGCGACGCCCGGCTCCGGGCTCGTCGCTTTCGGCACCTTCGCGTTCGCCGACGAGAGCGCCGCGACGAGCACCCTGATCGTCCCCGAGATCGTGATCGGACGCCGCGGGAGCACGAGCTGGATCACCCGCATCCGCCCGCTGACGCAGCCCGACCCCGCCGAGGGGTCCGCCTCCTCGGCGGCGCCCGCGCTCCCCCGCCCGACCGCATTCGGCGACGAGTACCGGCTCACGCTCCTCCCCGGCCGCCTCGGCAAGGACGGCTACCGGCAAGCCGTGACGGCCGCCGTCGCCCGTATCCGCGAGCACGACCTCTCCAAGACCGTCCTCGCCCGCGACCTGCGCGGGCACCTGCCGCTGGAGTCCGACATCCGCCGCGCCCTCGTCGAGCTCGCCCTGGGCTATCCGGAGTGCTGGACGTTCGCCGTCGACGGTCTCGTCGGCTCCTCACCCGAGACGTTGGTGCGCGTGCACCACGGCACGGTGACCGCTCGCGTCCTCGCCGGCACGATCTCGCGCGGGACCGACGCCGCCTCCGACCATGACGCCGCCGTCACGCTGGCGAGCAGCACGAAGGACCAGCAGGAGCACCGCTTCGCCGTCGCGAGCGTGCTCGACGCCCTGCGCCCGCACAGCGCAGACCTCGACGCGAGCGATCTCCCCTTCACCCTCAAGCTTCCGAACCTGTGGCACCTCGCCACCGATGTGGCCGGCACCCTCAGCGACGGGGCGAGTTCGCTCGACCTCGCCGACGCCCTCCACCCGACGGCCGCCGTCGCCGGCACTCCGACTCCCGACGCGCTCGCCCTCATCCGCGAGCTCGAGCCGTTCGACCGCGGCCGCTACGCCGGACCGGTCGGCTGGGTCGGTGGCGACGGCGACGGCGAGTGGGCGATCGCCCTCCGTTGCGCGCAGCTCGACCCCGGTGGGGACCTCACGGCGTACGCCGGCGCGGGCATCGTGGCCGATTCGGATCCGGAACGCGAACTCGCCGAGACCACGATGAAGTTCCGGCCGATCGTGGAGGCGTTCGGCTGA
- a CDS encoding demethylmenaquinone methyltransferase translates to MSKADLDKKPAQVAAMFDEVSTHYDRTNTVLSVGNASLWRVATTRAVSPRAGERILDVAAGTGTSSASLARDGASVVAADFSEGMIEVGRRRQAGNPYVTFVQADATQLPFDDDEFDAVTISFGLRNIVDPQKALAEFYRVTKPGGRVVICEFSHPPVGLIRAGYGAYLKYGMPLLAKVASSNPAAYEYLMDSIQAWPAQPELAAWLRDAGYEAVAWRNLTAGIVALHRGRKPLTAKTAAAPAAKPAAAAKATAAKKPTPTAKSSAKPAAAAKPAAAAKPASAAKPAAAPKPAAAKKPAAAKKPASAEKAAGGATSAAAKKPAAAAKPAAAAKPASAAKKPASAAKPAAAKKPTTAKKPAAGGTSATPSVPPEGE, encoded by the coding sequence GTGAGTAAGGCCGACCTCGACAAAAAGCCCGCCCAGGTCGCCGCCATGTTCGACGAGGTGTCCACCCACTACGACCGGACGAACACCGTCCTTTCCGTGGGCAACGCATCCCTCTGGCGAGTGGCGACGACGCGTGCCGTGAGCCCGCGCGCCGGCGAGAGGATCCTCGACGTCGCCGCCGGGACGGGCACATCGAGCGCCTCTCTCGCCCGCGACGGCGCGAGCGTGGTCGCCGCCGACTTCTCCGAGGGGATGATCGAGGTCGGGCGCCGCCGCCAGGCGGGCAACCCCTATGTCACCTTCGTGCAGGCCGACGCGACGCAGCTCCCGTTCGACGACGACGAGTTCGACGCCGTGACGATCTCGTTCGGCCTCCGCAACATCGTCGACCCGCAGAAGGCGCTCGCCGAGTTCTACCGGGTCACCAAGCCGGGCGGCCGCGTCGTCATCTGCGAGTTCTCCCACCCCCCTGTCGGGCTGATCCGCGCGGGATACGGCGCCTACCTCAAGTACGGCATGCCTCTGCTCGCCAAGGTCGCCAGCTCCAACCCTGCCGCCTATGAGTACCTGATGGACTCCATCCAGGCATGGCCGGCTCAGCCCGAGCTCGCCGCGTGGCTGCGCGACGCCGGGTACGAGGCGGTCGCCTGGCGCAACCTGACCGCCGGCATCGTCGCTCTGCACCGCGGCCGCAAGCCCCTCACCGCGAAGACTGCCGCGGCCCCGGCGGCGAAGCCTGCTGCTGCAGCGAAGGCCACGGCTGCGAAGAAGCCCACGCCGACCGCGAAGAGCTCTGCGAAGCCTGCTGCCGCCGCGAAGCCTGCTGCCGCCGCGAAGCCCGCTTCTGCTGCGAAGCCTGCTGCTGCGCCGAAGCCTGCTGCCGCGAAAAAGCCTGCTGCCGCGAAAAAGCCTGCTTCTGCCGAGAAGGCCGCCGGCGGCGCCACGTCCGCTGCCGCGAAGAAGCCTGCTGCCGCGGCGAAGCCTGCTGCCGCCGCGAAGCCTGCTTCTGCCGCGAAAAAGCCTGCTTCTGCTGCGAAGCCTGCTGCCGCGAAGAAGCCGACCACCGCGAAGAAGCCCGCCGCCGGCGGCACGTCCGCGACACCGTCCGTCCCACCCGAGGGGGAGTAG